Genomic DNA from Acidimicrobiales bacterium:
GTGCAGGTCGGATCCGCAGATCCCGCATGCCTTCACCGACACGAGCACCTGACCGAGGGAGGGCGCCGGGTCCGGCACGTCGTCTGCCACGACTAATCGACCGGCACGCAGGATCGCCGCCTTCATGGCGCCACAGAGAACGGGACGCTAGAGAACCCGTGGACGTTGCTCTGGTGGACCCTTCTCAGCCGGTCCTCGTCGACCTCGTATTCCGGAAAAAGGCGGGCGAACTCGCCGATCCCGACTCTCCCCTCGAGCCGGGCGAGAGCGGCTCCCAGGCAGAAGTGAAGACCGTGCCCGAAGCCGAGCGGGATGTGCGGCGCCCGCGAGATGTCGTAGCTGTCGGGGTCCTCGTACTCCCGTTCGTCCCGGTTGGCGGCGCCGGTGACGAGCAGCACCCGGCTGCCCGCCGGCATGGTCACTCCGTGCACGGTGACCTCCTCCGTCAGCGTGCGACCCTGATACTGCGAGGGCGCCCAGTAGCGCAACGTTTCCTCGACCGCGCCCGGAATCACCGCCGGGTCGGCCACTATCTTCTTCCACTCGGACGGATTCCGCCGCAGAAGCACGGCCGCGTTGGCAAGCAGCTTGGTGAGCGTCTCTGTGCCGGCTGTTCCGATCAACGAGCAGAAACCGATCACCTCATCGTCGGTCAGCCTCGCAGGTCCGTCCCCGGTCTCGATCTCCGCCTCGCAGAGCCGGCTCATCAATCCGCCGTCCGGCGTGGTCCGCTTCTCGCGAAGCAGGTCCCGCCAGTACCCGCTCGTCGCGACCATTGCCTTGATGGCCTCTTCGGGCACATACGGTGGCTCTTCGTTGCGATCGAGCGTGGCGTCCATCCACTTACGC
This window encodes:
- a CDS encoding cytochrome P450: MELNPFSHEFHADPYPIYRRLRDEDPCHFNPELNFFALTRYSDVHAASQQPLLYSSADGTMVERLDTRGLLPMMIFMDPPRHDLHRQLVSRAFTPRAVSELEPFVRSTAVALLEALREKGGGDFVEEFSAILPMNVILELIGVPREDRDQMRKWMDATLDRNEEPPYVPEEAIKAMVATSGYWRDLLREKRTTPDGGLMSRLCEAEIETGDGPARLTDDEVIGFCSLIGTAGTETLTKLLANAAVLLRRNPSEWKKIVADPAVIPGAVEETLRYWAPSQYQGRTLTEEVTVHGVTMPAGSRVLLVTGAANRDEREYEDPDSYDISRAPHIPLGFGHGLHFCLGAALARLEGRVGIGEFARLFPEYEVDEDRLRRVHQSNVHGFSSVPFSVAP